Proteins co-encoded in one Paraburkholderia terrae genomic window:
- a CDS encoding GspH/FimT family pseudopilin encodes MKRHAIRSAARERQRGFTLLEMLVVLVIAGLLVSLASLTLTRNPRTDLNEEAQRLALLFESAGDEAQVRARPISWLPLDGGFRFDVHTNDGWRPLRDDLLGPRRWEGGVTGVTIEYPGSDTHSDRIVFGTESIDTPVQVTLFSAVGRVTIIGTGNGRYEVR; translated from the coding sequence ATGAAGCGGCATGCAATACGCTCGGCGGCACGCGAGCGCCAGCGCGGCTTCACGCTGCTCGAAATGCTGGTCGTGCTGGTGATCGCGGGCCTGCTGGTGTCGCTTGCATCGCTGACGCTGACGCGCAATCCGCGCACGGATCTGAACGAGGAAGCGCAGCGGCTTGCGCTGCTGTTCGAATCGGCGGGCGACGAAGCGCAGGTGCGCGCCCGCCCTATTTCTTGGCTGCCGCTGGATGGCGGCTTTCGTTTCGATGTCCACACCAACGACGGCTGGCGTCCGTTGCGCGACGATCTGCTCGGGCCGCGCCGGTGGGAAGGCGGCGTGACGGGCGTGACGATCGAGTATCCCGGCTCCGACACGCATTCGGACCGCATCGTGTTCGGCACCGAGAGCATCGATACACCCGTGCAGGTGACGCTCTTTTCCGCCGTGGGGCGCGTGACGATCATCGGCACGGGCAACGGCCGGTACGAGGTGCGCTGA
- the gspI gene encoding type II secretion system minor pseudopilin GspI encodes MQFALRVRRVRGAVDNQNRKRAGGFTMIEVLVALAIIAVALAASLRAVGSLATGEADLHRRLLAGWSADNALAQLHLAHAWPEVGSQSFDCSQGNLQLICTENVSATPNPVFRRVEVSVTSPGHSGNLAQMVTVIANETNRSL; translated from the coding sequence ATGCAGTTCGCGCTTCGTGTTCGCCGCGTGCGCGGCGCTGTGGATAACCAGAATCGCAAGCGGGCGGGAGGCTTCACGATGATCGAAGTGCTGGTCGCGCTGGCGATCATCGCGGTCGCGCTGGCCGCTTCGCTGCGCGCGGTCGGTAGTCTCGCGACGGGCGAGGCCGATCTGCATCGCCGGCTGCTGGCGGGCTGGAGCGCGGACAACGCGCTCGCCCAGTTGCATCTGGCGCACGCGTGGCCCGAAGTCGGCTCGCAGAGCTTCGACTGCTCGCAGGGCAACCTGCAACTGATTTGCACGGAAAACGTGAGCGCGACGCCGAATCCGGTGTTTCGACGCGTCGAGGTTTCGGTGACGTCGCCCGGTCACTCGGGCAACCTCGCGCAGATGGTGACGGTGATCGCGAATGAAACGAATCGCTCGCTCTGA
- a CDS encoding PulJ/GspJ family protein codes for MKRIARSEHDVPRVRRSPLLRKTAGGFTLIELLVAIAILAVIAVLSWRGLDQIIRGRQTITNAMEDERVFAQFFDQMRIDVRNAASDDEAGEPAVAVNGNALQIVRYMRAPGAPPRLVVVRYRITEGRILRYASPPLANIGEVRRALGGSENENWNAVPLIGGIGAITARLYVPKVGWTTQMKDVQSAITENDNNLKVPQLGNAPLPRSVTGLEVSIGASSLARPVTRVFLVGE; via the coding sequence ATGAAACGAATCGCTCGCTCTGAGCACGACGTGCCGCGCGTTCGACGCTCGCCGCTGCTCAGGAAGACAGCGGGCGGCTTCACGCTGATCGAGCTGCTGGTGGCGATCGCGATACTCGCCGTGATCGCGGTGCTGTCGTGGCGCGGACTGGACCAGATCATCCGCGGACGGCAGACGATCACGAACGCGATGGAAGACGAGCGCGTGTTCGCGCAGTTTTTCGACCAGATGCGCATCGACGTGCGCAACGCCGCCTCCGACGACGAAGCGGGCGAACCGGCCGTCGCGGTGAACGGCAATGCGCTGCAGATCGTGCGGTACATGCGCGCGCCGGGTGCGCCGCCACGGTTGGTGGTCGTGCGGTATCGGATCACGGAAGGGCGGATTCTGCGCTATGCGTCGCCGCCGTTGGCGAACATCGGCGAGGTGCGCCGCGCGCTCGGCGGCTCGGAGAACGAGAACTGGAACGCCGTGCCGTTGATCGGTGGTATCGGCGCGATTACCGCGCGCCTGTATGTGCCGAAAGTCGGCTGGACGACGCAGATGAAAGACGTGCAGTCGGCGATTACGGAGAACGACAACAATCTGAAAGTGCCTCAGCTCGGCAATGCGCCGTTGCCAAGGTCGGTGACGGGGCTCGAAGTGAGCATCGGCGCGAGTTCGCTCGCGCGGCCCGTTACCCGGGTTTTTCTCGTTGGGGAGTGA
- the gspK gene encoding type II secretion system minor pseudopilin GspK, which translates to MIKRFRPARSKPAAQRGVAIISALLVVALSAILVSGMLWREQVQIRRIENQRLLAQAQWVSRGALDWTRLILRSEGDTSAGITYLGGVWGVPIARTRLSDFLGQIGEVRAQEGGATYISGSIEDAQAKFNLRNLVSTAVPGALTLNIQQVQSFQRLLQLLGINSQLAKNTALQLRAGLRQSATRFQTAANPTTLDPTQMQGGATGGGNYTDQPGLEDADENAPVAPLQMTGVDSLLDVPGFTPEMIARLRPFVTVLPTTTPVNMNTAPAEVVAAVVPGMNLSNAQAFVARRETVFFHNVGDVQLALRGAGVQQLVFDPNQLDVNTSYFLIHGRVEHERAEVDRTTLVYRDALTHTTRIVWGRDQL; encoded by the coding sequence TTGATCAAGCGCTTTCGCCCTGCCCGTTCGAAACCTGCGGCTCAACGCGGCGTTGCCATCATTAGCGCGCTGCTGGTGGTCGCGCTGTCTGCGATTCTTGTTTCCGGCATGCTCTGGCGGGAACAGGTGCAGATCCGACGCATCGAGAATCAACGGCTGCTGGCGCAGGCGCAGTGGGTGTCGCGCGGCGCGCTCGACTGGACGCGCCTCATTCTTCGTTCCGAAGGCGATACGTCGGCGGGAATCACCTATCTTGGCGGCGTCTGGGGCGTGCCGATTGCGCGCACGCGCCTGTCCGATTTTCTCGGGCAGATCGGCGAGGTGCGCGCACAGGAAGGCGGGGCGACCTATATCTCCGGTTCGATCGAAGATGCGCAGGCCAAATTCAATCTGCGCAACCTTGTTTCGACGGCAGTGCCGGGCGCGCTGACGCTGAACATTCAGCAGGTTCAGTCTTTCCAGCGTTTGTTGCAGCTGCTCGGCATCAACAGCCAACTGGCAAAGAACACGGCGCTGCAATTGCGTGCGGGACTGCGGCAATCGGCGACACGCTTCCAGACGGCGGCCAATCCCACCACTCTCGATCCCACCCAGATGCAAGGCGGCGCGACTGGCGGCGGCAATTACACCGATCAGCCCGGTCTGGAAGACGCCGATGAAAACGCGCCCGTCGCGCCGCTTCAGATGACGGGTGTCGACTCGCTGCTCGACGTGCCCGGCTTCACGCCGGAGATGATCGCGCGGCTGCGCCCGTTCGTGACCGTGCTGCCGACGACCACCCCCGTCAACATGAACACCGCGCCCGCCGAAGTGGTCGCGGCTGTCGTGCCGGGGATGAATCTGTCGAATGCGCAGGCGTTCGTCGCGCGGCGCGAGACGGTGTTCTTCCACAACGTCGGCGATGTGCAGCTCGCGTTGCGCGGCGCGGGCGTCCAGCAACTCGTGTTCGATCCGAATCAGCTCGACGTGAACACCAGCTACTTCCTGATCCACGGACGCGTCGAGCACGAGCGCGCCGAAGTCGATCGCACCACCCTCGTCTATCGTGACGCGCTGACGCATACGACGCGTATCGTATGGGGACGAGACCAACTATGA